The window ACGATATGACTAAATTATAAAAGGATTCGGTTCGATATGATGTGATCATTCGATACAGTTAGTTGCAGTACGAGAGAGTATTAGCCCATATCAGGTTTCTTACCTCAATAGCACAATTCTGCTTTACTCTATGTATCAATTTGAGGGATGTATTTAATATTTGGTAGTTTTTTTATGGAGCAAACCaagaaataatatttaaaaaaagacatgattcaGTATGTACAGACAgcattcaattttatttataataaGCACTCCTTACTCCTAATTATGTTCGCTGTCTCTATAAttatacaaaatgtataaaacttcACAGTTGAACAGTTTCAGAAAGCACAGTATTAACAATGTGCATAGTGCAAATAATATGACCAGCAACACATACTACTGTCTGCCAGACTGATGCTGTGCTTGACAATGTTTCAGTTAGTTGACTGAATAGTGAACATAAATGGCTCTAATTCCATTTTACAAAGAATGAAAATCAAAGTACAATGTCTTACAGACTCAAGTGTAAAACTAAAACTATAACTGGCAGCCATTAACAGCTGCTGTAAACAATACTCTCACCAAAGTGCTCAAATAGAGGTATTTCTTTCCAAAGTGCAATGTTCATTGTATTCCTGTGTACAAGGAGGAAAACTATTGGTGTAATTTCTATGAGAAATtgaacatgtaaataaaataacatttcccaACAAGTCTTTCTTAACTGCTCACAATGTAAGCAAAAAACATCAACTACTGGCAATCAAACAATACTGTAAGTGCCATTTACTGCCAACACCCCACATCACTGCATGATTTATCTCATATGGCTTAGTTTCAGGTTTTTCTTTAGAAATATTAACTGGTCTACATGTTCTGGGAGTAGCAGACTGCGCTGAGCAGTCACTATGTCACCAGCAGTACTGAACACTCGTTCAGAGGGAACACTTGTTGCCGGGATGGAAAGGTAGGTTCTGGCCAATTTGGACAGAAGAGGGAGATCCACCTGGTCTTTCCACCACTGCAACACATCACCATGCAAATCTAAACAATCCCTCCCCCTGTACTTGGCAGTTTCCTCCTTAGCTCTTTCTCttgaactcttcttctgtgctGTTGGAGTGGAGAAACCTCCAAACATCAGGTCCAATGCTGACTTCTTCATGGGAGGCTCTGGGTCATCATCTACGttagagaagagaagagaagaacaaTGTTATacaattttacaaaaataatatcATATCAATTTCCAAAACAAACTATTACAGATTGTAGTCTTAGgtttcaatcaaaacaaacctttttcttcttcttcctcctcttctctgtggGAGCTCTGTTCATCCTCTGGGTTGGTTGCGTGTCTCTCATTCATCCTGCCATCTTCGTCTGCCTGAGAATAATGAGCAGATATAagccattacatttttttcaactaaatcagataaaaacaacagttttaagGCAGCATAAATATAGGAGTGAGAATATACTTAATGAACATAATTACCATATTCTCCACTTCGGCTGTTATCCCCAGGTATACGGTGTTCCTAATATGGTCATCATTAAGGAATTCCAGTGCCTTGAAGCGGGGATCGAGCGCTGAGGCTTTCCAGAGGAAGTCTTGAATGTATGTGTAACGGGTGCTGAAGTCCTGTCTAAACCTATCCTTCATCTCAGAGATGACTAGCAGGTCACTGTCATCACAGTCAAAATGCTCCTGTAGTTTTGCCAGTGTTGGAGCGATTATAGAAatagtggggtttttttcttcactgagacACTTGGTTGCTGTTTTCAGGGGTGTGAGCAGCTTGATGACCTCTGGCATCAGGGTAATGTCCTCTTCAGTGAGGCTGGGCAGGCTCTCTCCTCGACCCCTTGACTTCATCTTCCTTGTTGTCAAAGTCACAGCAGCCTGTTGCTCCCACAAACGCTCCATCATGTCCAAGGAACTGTTCCACCTTGTGGAGACATCATGAACCAACTTGTGGTGTTTTAGTTTCAACTGGGCTTGCACCTCATGCAGAGCCTCACAAGCTTTGGGgcttttgtgaaaaaatgttacAAGTTTTCTTATTTTAACCAGGAGTGCTGAAACAGTTTCAACCTTGAGAGCTTTTTGGGAGGACAGATTTAGAGTGTGAGCGATGCATCTGATGTGAGGCTCCATCTCTGCACTTGCCCCAGCGAGTAGCATGTTCCTTGCATTGTCAGTGACCAAAGCAGGCTTCTTATCACTAAGTTTCCATTCACAGCAAACATCACATAGAAAAGCTGACAGATTTTGTCCTGTGTGGGCCTCATTAAATGCTCTAGTTTGCAGAACATGGTTTTTCATATTCCAATCATTGTCAATATGATGGGCTGTGACTGTGATATATGACTGAGTGGCACAGGACATCCAGCCATCCATAGTGATAGCAACTCGTTGGGCATTACTCAGGGATTCCACTAcctctgttttcactttgttgtACAGAGCAGGGATTTGTGTGTCGGTAAAGAACGCCCTTTGTGGTATTTTATACCTTGGGTCTAAAATGTGGACCAGTTGTTTGAATCCCTCATTCTCTACGACGCTGTATGGCTGAATATCTTTGCAGATAAAGTAGGCTATGGCATCAGTTATGGCCTTGGAGCGGGCAGAGTTAGCTGCCAGAGGTGTGTTTTGTCCAAAGAAACTAGCGATAGACCTACTGCTCGTGTCACCAGCTTTGATACCGCTCGGTGTGGCTCGTGCTTCGGTAGCATCCGAtggtgaggaggggggagcagCCGCAGAGGTATCCACACCGTGCCGTCTTTTCATGTGCGTCGCCAGGTTCGTCGTGCTGCTGACGTACTTGATAGCCGCACGGCATTGTTTGCAAATTGCGTGTGTCTTGTCAAGTTGACCTCCTCGCTTGAAAAACCCGAAAT of the Sparus aurata chromosome 18, fSpaAur1.1, whole genome shotgun sequence genome contains:
- the LOC115568405 gene encoding zinc finger BED domain-containing protein 1-like — translated: MEANENDVSSDEIFNAPKKTHKSNVWQYFGFFKRGGQLDKTHAICKQCRAAIKYVSSTTNLATHMKRRHGVDTSAAAPPSSPSDATEARATPSGIKAGDTSSRSIASFFGQNTPLAANSARSKAITDAIAYFICKDIQPYSVVENEGFKQLVHILDPRYKIPQRAFFTDTQIPALYNKVKTEVVESLSNAQRVAITMDGWMSCATQSYITVTAHHIDNDWNMKNHVLQTRAFNEAHTGQNLSAFLCDVCCEWKLSDKKPALVTDNARNMLLAGASAEMEPHIRCIAHTLNLSSQKALKVETVSALLVKIRKLVTFFHKSPKACEALHEVQAQLKLKHHKLVHDVSTRWNSSLDMMERLWEQQAAVTLTTRKMKSRGRGESLPSLTEEDITLMPEVIKLLTPLKTATKCLSEEKNPTISIIAPTLAKLQEHFDCDDSDLLVISEMKDRFRQDFSTRYTYIQDFLWKASALDPRFKALEFLNDDHIRNTVYLGITAEVENMADEDGRMNERHATNPEDEQSSHREEEEEEEKDDDPEPPMKKSALDLMFGGFSTPTAQKKSSRERAKEETAKYRGRDCLDLHGDVLQWWKDQVDLPLLSKLARTYLSIPATSVPSERVFSTAGDIVTAQRSLLLPEHVDQLIFLKKNLKLSHMR